The following coding sequences lie in one Aquabacterium olei genomic window:
- a CDS encoding DesA family fatty acid desaturase — translation MSDSLISGSLHDGLVQWAIHGLLDASWWQIVLFTLVVTHITIASVTIFLHRAQAHRSLDLHAIPSHFFRFWLWLTTSTVTKQWVAVHRKHHAKCETAEDPHSPVAHGIKKVLLEGRELYRDEAMKAETLKKYGHNTPDDWLERNLYTPRNNWGPIAMLLIDVALFGAIGITVWAVQMAWIPITAAGIINGLGHWWGYRNFEAPDASTNISPWGLIIGGEELHNNHHTYPTSAKLSVKPYEFDIGWGYIRGLEMLGLAKVRKTPPRLQLGDIKPVADAKTLEAIVANRYELMAGYAREVRLACRAELTRLKAAGEESAAIQLQRVRHWMHRDENQMPEGMSAQVAEARAANPSLDKLIAMREELRALWTRTNVSAEQLVADLQNWCHRAEESGIQALQDFSRKLRAAHA, via the coding sequence ATGTCCGATTCCCTGATTTCCGGCTCGCTGCACGATGGCCTCGTGCAATGGGCCATCCATGGCCTGCTCGACGCGAGCTGGTGGCAGATCGTGCTGTTCACGCTGGTCGTGACGCACATCACCATCGCATCGGTCACCATCTTCCTGCATCGGGCCCAGGCGCACCGTTCGCTGGACCTGCACGCCATTCCCTCGCACTTCTTCCGCTTCTGGCTGTGGCTGACCACCAGCACCGTCACCAAGCAATGGGTGGCCGTGCACCGCAAGCACCACGCCAAATGCGAAACCGCCGAAGACCCGCACAGCCCCGTGGCCCACGGCATCAAGAAGGTGCTGCTGGAAGGCCGCGAGCTGTACCGGGACGAGGCCATGAAGGCCGAGACGCTCAAGAAGTACGGCCACAACACGCCGGACGACTGGCTGGAGCGCAACCTCTACACCCCGCGCAACAACTGGGGTCCGATCGCCATGCTGCTGATCGACGTGGCGCTGTTCGGCGCCATCGGCATCACGGTCTGGGCTGTGCAGATGGCCTGGATCCCGATCACGGCGGCCGGCATCATCAACGGCCTGGGCCACTGGTGGGGCTACCGCAACTTCGAGGCGCCGGACGCTTCCACCAACATCTCGCCGTGGGGCCTGATCATCGGTGGCGAAGAGCTGCACAACAACCACCACACCTATCCGACCTCGGCCAAGCTGTCCGTCAAGCCCTACGAGTTCGACATCGGCTGGGGCTACATCCGTGGACTCGAGATGCTGGGTCTCGCCAAGGTGCGCAAGACCCCGCCGCGGCTGCAACTGGGCGACATCAAGCCCGTGGCCGATGCCAAGACGCTGGAAGCCATCGTGGCCAACCGATACGAGCTGATGGCCGGTTATGCGCGCGAAGTGCGCCTGGCGTGCCGGGCCGAACTGACGCGCCTGAAGGCCGCGGGCGAAGAGTCGGCGGCCATCCAGTTGCAGCGCGTGCGCCACTGGATGCACCGCGACGAGAACCAGATGCCCGAAGGCATGTCGGCTCAGGTCGCCGAAGCGCGCGCCGCGAACCCCAGCCTCGACAAGCTGATTGCGATGCGCGAGGAACTGCGCGCCCTCTGGACCCGCACCAACGTGTCTGCCGAGCAACTGGTGGCCGATCTGCAGAACTGGTGCCATCGTGCCGAAGAGAGCGGCATCCAGGCCCTGCAGGACTTCTCTCGCAAGCTCCGCGCTGCCCACGCCTGA
- a CDS encoding lysophospholipid acyltransferase family protein: protein MSLSARPLAPSQTPRITVLGVALAPWRLLCVVAHVLRALALAYTWWPGYDAARRRAFTIAWSGRLLKLLGITVKVTGTARPGGKLIVANHISWLDIVAINATEPARFVSKAEVGDWPLLGRLVTAAGTLYLVRERRRDAMRVLGVMSKALQNGDTVAVFPEGTTGTGHGVLPFHPNLFQAAIDADVPVQPVVLRYSDPHHAVSPSTAYVGTTTLLQSLWWVATARGLTVHVEVLPPLRATHADRRALAEHVQGLAEAALTRQFE from the coding sequence ATGAGCCTCTCTGCTCGCCCGCTGGCGCCTAGTCAGACCCCTCGCATCACGGTGCTGGGGGTGGCACTGGCGCCATGGCGCCTGCTGTGCGTGGTGGCCCACGTCCTGCGGGCGCTCGCCCTGGCCTACACGTGGTGGCCCGGCTACGACGCGGCCCGCCGACGTGCCTTCACCATTGCCTGGTCGGGCCGCCTGTTGAAGCTGCTCGGCATCACGGTGAAGGTCACGGGCACGGCGCGGCCGGGTGGCAAGCTCATCGTGGCCAACCACATTTCGTGGCTCGACATCGTGGCCATCAATGCCACCGAGCCCGCCCGCTTTGTGTCCAAGGCCGAGGTCGGAGACTGGCCCTTGCTCGGGCGCCTCGTCACCGCGGCGGGCACGCTGTATCTGGTACGCGAGCGGCGTCGTGACGCCATGCGCGTGCTCGGTGTGATGTCCAAAGCCCTCCAGAACGGCGACACCGTGGCCGTGTTCCCGGAGGGCACGACCGGCACGGGTCACGGGGTGCTGCCGTTTCACCCCAATCTGTTCCAGGCCGCCATCGATGCCGATGTGCCGGTGCAGCCGGTCGTGCTGCGCTACAGCGACCCGCACCACGCAGTCAGCCCTTCCACGGCCTACGTTGGCACGACCACCTTGCTGCAATCGCTCTGGTGGGTTGCCACCGCGCGCGGCCTCACCGTGCACGTCGAAGTGCTGCCGCCGCTGCGCGCCACGCACGCCGACCGGCGGGCCCTGGCAGAGCATGTGCAGGGCCTGGCTGAAGCCGCTTTGACGCGGCAGTTCGAGTGA
- a CDS encoding dihydroorotase, whose protein sequence is MSKILIKNGRLVDPASGLDQVGDLAITSGRITAIGQVNADFAPDRTIDATGLIVAPGLVDLAARLREPGHEHEGMLESELAAAAAGGVTSVVCLPDTDPALDEPGLVEMLKLRARKLSRCRLFPLGALTRGLKGENLTEMAELHEAGCVGYSQAEVPVQNTQVLQRALQYAATFGYTVWLRPNDAWLGKGVAASGPVATRLGLSGVPVAAETIALHTIIELARATGARVHLCRLSSAAGVELVRQAKAQGLPITADVSINSLMLTDLDIGYFNPAMRVSPPLRQGRDRDALRAALADGTLDALVSDHTPVSEDEKTLPFGEAEPGATGLELLLSLALKWAGADEQDQPDSERLRRALAAVTLGPVKVLGDAIGSLSSSAGQLVAGGVADVVVFDPTARWTVTPEALVSQGKHTPFAFKDTGFQMAGRVRLTLVAGQVAHEAEAASA, encoded by the coding sequence ATGAGCAAGATCCTGATCAAGAACGGCCGCCTGGTCGACCCCGCTTCCGGCCTGGACCAGGTCGGTGACCTCGCCATCACCTCGGGCCGCATCACCGCCATCGGCCAGGTCAACGCCGACTTCGCGCCCGACCGCACCATCGATGCCACGGGGCTGATCGTGGCCCCCGGTCTGGTCGACCTGGCTGCCCGCCTGCGTGAGCCCGGCCACGAACACGAAGGCATGCTGGAGAGCGAACTGGCCGCCGCCGCAGCCGGTGGCGTCACCAGCGTGGTCTGCCTGCCCGATACGGACCCGGCACTCGACGAACCTGGCCTGGTCGAGATGCTCAAGCTGCGCGCGCGCAAGCTGAGCCGTTGCCGCCTGTTCCCGCTGGGTGCGCTCACGCGTGGCCTCAAGGGCGAGAACCTGACCGAGATGGCCGAGCTGCACGAAGCCGGTTGCGTGGGCTACTCGCAGGCCGAGGTGCCCGTGCAGAACACCCAGGTGCTGCAGCGCGCGCTGCAGTACGCCGCCACCTTCGGCTACACCGTGTGGCTGCGCCCGAACGACGCCTGGCTGGGCAAGGGTGTGGCCGCCAGCGGCCCCGTGGCCACCCGCCTGGGCTTGTCCGGCGTGCCGGTGGCCGCCGAAACCATCGCGCTGCACACCATCATCGAACTGGCCCGCGCGACGGGCGCCCGCGTACACCTGTGCCGCCTGTCCAGCGCGGCCGGCGTCGAACTGGTGCGCCAGGCCAAGGCCCAGGGGCTGCCCATCACGGCCGACGTCAGCATCAATTCGCTGATGCTGACCGACCTGGACATCGGCTATTTCAATCCGGCGATGCGGGTGAGCCCGCCGCTGCGCCAGGGCCGTGACCGCGACGCCCTGCGCGCCGCGCTGGCCGATGGCACGCTGGACGCGCTGGTGTCCGACCACACGCCGGTCAGCGAAGACGAAAAGACGCTGCCTTTCGGCGAAGCCGAACCCGGTGCGACCGGCCTTGAACTGCTGCTGAGTCTGGCTCTGAAATGGGCCGGCGCCGACGAGCAGGACCAGCCCGACTCCGAGCGCCTGCGTCGGGCGCTCGCGGCCGTCACCCTCGGGCCCGTGAAGGTGCTGGGCGACGCCATCGGCTCGCTGTCCAGCAGTGCAGGGCAGCTGGTGGCGGGCGGGGTGGCCGACGTGGTGGTGTTCGACCCGACCGCACGCTGGACCGTGACGCCCGAAGCGCTGGTCAGCCAGGGCAAGCACACGCCGTTTGCCTTCAAGGACACCGGTTTCCAGATGGCCGGGCGCGTGCGCCTCACCCTCGTGGCCGGGCAGGTGGCCCACGAGGCCGAGGCGGCGTCCGCCTGA
- a CDS encoding aspartate carbamoyltransferase catalytic subunit yields the protein MTIRRPQRNPQLNSNGELIHLLSTEGLPKAIIHQILDTAEQFLSVNDREVKKVPLLRGKSVFNLFFENSTRTRTTFEIAAKRLSADVINLDIARSSASKGESLLDTIANLSAMAADMFVVRHAESGAPYLIAQHVAPHVHVVNAGDGRHAHPTQALLDMYTIRHYKKDFTNLTVAIVGDIVHSRVARSNIHALTTLGVPEVRVVGPRTLVPGDLREMGVRVCHSMEEGIKDADVVIMLRLQNERMNGGMLPSSGEFFKEFGLTEAKLALAKPDAIVMHPGPINRGVEIDSAVADGKQSVILPQVTFGIAVRMAVMSILAGNEA from the coding sequence ATGACCATCCGTAGACCCCAGCGCAACCCGCAGCTCAACAGCAACGGGGAGCTGATCCACCTGCTGTCGACCGAAGGCCTGCCCAAGGCCATCATCCACCAGATCCTGGACACGGCCGAGCAGTTCCTGAGCGTCAACGACCGCGAGGTCAAGAAGGTGCCGCTGCTGCGCGGCAAGAGCGTGTTCAACCTGTTCTTCGAGAACAGCACCCGCACCCGCACCACCTTCGAGATCGCGGCCAAGCGCCTGAGCGCTGATGTCATCAACCTCGACATTGCGCGCTCGTCGGCCTCCAAGGGCGAGAGCCTGCTCGACACCATCGCCAACCTGAGCGCCATGGCCGCCGACATGTTCGTCGTGCGCCACGCCGAATCCGGTGCGCCCTACCTGATCGCCCAGCACGTGGCGCCCCATGTGCACGTGGTCAACGCCGGCGACGGCCGCCATGCGCACCCCACGCAGGCGCTGCTGGACATGTACACGATCCGGCACTACAAGAAGGACTTCACCAACCTCACCGTGGCCATCGTGGGCGACATCGTGCACTCGCGCGTGGCCCGCTCCAACATCCATGCGCTGACCACGCTGGGCGTGCCCGAGGTGCGTGTGGTCGGCCCGCGCACGCTGGTGCCTGGCGACCTGCGCGAGATGGGCGTGCGCGTGTGCCACAGCATGGAAGAAGGCATCAAGGATGCTGATGTCGTCATCATGCTGCGCCTGCAGAACGAGCGCATGAACGGCGGCATGCTGCCCAGCTCCGGCGAGTTCTTCAAGGAGTTCGGCCTGACCGAAGCCAAGCTGGCGCTGGCCAAGCCCGACGCCATCGTGATGCACCCCGGCCCCATCAACCGCGGCGTCGAGATCGACTCTGCCGTGGCCGACGGCAAACAGAGCGTGATCCTGCCCCAGGTCACCTTCGGCATCGCCGTGCGCATGGCCGTGATGTCCATCCTGGCTGGAAACGAAGCATGA
- the pyrR gene encoding bifunctional pyr operon transcriptional regulator/uracil phosphoribosyltransferase PyrR → MSATTSSLTLDAEALYTSLLTGVRRLVTAETVLVGVWSGGAWLAERLQKDLGLAAPHGVISSALHRDDFGSRGMALGKDATHLPFEVEGRHILLIDDVIYTGRTTRAVINELFDFGRPASVTLAVLVDRGGRQLPFEPALSAARITLPDSERVALVRDDNGRFQFHFERV, encoded by the coding sequence GTGAGCGCCACCACCTCGTCCCTGACCCTCGACGCCGAGGCCCTGTACACCAGCCTGCTGACCGGCGTCCGCCGCCTTGTCACGGCAGAGACCGTGCTGGTGGGCGTGTGGTCGGGCGGCGCCTGGCTGGCCGAGCGTCTGCAGAAGGACCTGGGCCTGGCCGCGCCGCATGGTGTGATCTCGTCGGCCCTGCACCGCGACGACTTCGGCTCGCGCGGCATGGCCTTGGGCAAGGACGCCACGCACCTGCCGTTCGAGGTCGAGGGCCGCCACATCCTGCTGATCGACGACGTGATCTACACCGGCCGCACCACGCGCGCCGTGATCAACGAGCTGTTCGACTTCGGTCGCCCCGCCAGCGTCACGCTGGCCGTGCTGGTCGACCGCGGAGGGCGCCAGCTGCCCTTCGAGCCCGCGTTGTCCGCCGCCCGCATCACGCTGCCCGACAGCGAGCGCGTCGCCCTGGTCCGCGACGACAACGGCCGCTTCCAATTCCATTTCGAGAGGGTTTGA
- the ruvX gene encoding Holliday junction resolvase RuvX — translation MGVATGSVLTFLAFDYGLKRVGVATGNSYTRQAQPLRTIAAEGAARFEQIAALVAEWQPHALVIGVPYHPDGAEHDNTVRARKFGRQLSGRFHLPVHEVDERYSTTEAIAGGARDLDAASAAILLQQFFNDLSSSTEQPT, via the coding sequence ATGGGCGTCGCCACGGGCAGCGTCCTGACTTTCCTCGCGTTCGACTACGGGCTCAAGCGCGTGGGCGTCGCCACGGGCAATTCCTACACCCGCCAGGCCCAGCCGTTGCGCACCATTGCGGCTGAGGGCGCTGCCCGTTTCGAGCAGATCGCGGCGCTGGTGGCCGAGTGGCAGCCTCACGCGCTCGTCATTGGCGTGCCCTACCATCCCGATGGCGCCGAGCACGACAATACCGTGCGGGCGCGCAAGTTCGGTCGCCAGCTCAGCGGGCGCTTTCACCTGCCGGTGCACGAGGTCGACGAGCGTTACTCGACGACCGAGGCCATCGCAGGGGGGGCGCGCGACCTGGATGCCGCCTCGGCCGCGATCCTGTTGCAGCAGTTCTTCAACGACCTCTCTTCCAGCACGGAGCAGCCCACGTGA
- a CDS encoding YqgE/AlgH family protein, whose protein sequence is MSQDPARQIDLSNQFLIAMPGMMDGHFAGSVVYLCEHTEKGALGLVINRPIEIDLRHLFEKVDLNLDRDDLAGTPVYFGGPVQTERGFVLHESLDEEGGHYSSTMKIAGGLEMTTSRDVLEAISNGAGPRKVFITLGYAGWSAGQLEDEISRNGWLTVPADPDIIFNTPVEARYDRALSLLGVDRHFLMGEAGHA, encoded by the coding sequence ATGTCTCAAGATCCCGCGCGTCAGATTGACCTGTCCAACCAGTTCCTCATTGCCATGCCCGGCATGATGGACGGGCATTTTGCCGGGTCGGTGGTCTACCTGTGCGAGCACACGGAGAAGGGCGCCCTCGGCCTGGTGATCAACCGTCCGATCGAGATCGATCTGCGTCACCTGTTCGAGAAGGTCGACCTCAACCTCGACCGCGATGACCTGGCCGGCACACCGGTCTACTTCGGCGGCCCGGTGCAGACCGAACGCGGTTTCGTGCTGCACGAAAGCCTGGACGAAGAGGGCGGGCATTACAGCTCGACCATGAAGATCGCCGGCGGCCTCGAGATGACCACCTCGCGCGACGTGCTCGAGGCCATCTCCAATGGCGCCGGGCCGCGCAAGGTCTTCATCACGCTGGGCTACGCCGGCTGGAGCGCCGGACAACTGGAAGACGAGATCTCCCGCAACGGCTGGCTCACCGTGCCCGCCGACCCGGACATCATCTTCAACACCCCGGTGGAGGCGCGCTATGACCGCGCCCTGTCGCTGCTCGGGGTGGACCGTCACTTCCTGATGGGCGAGGCCGGGCACGCATGA
- a CDS encoding cryptochrome/photolyase family protein, which produces MSEHLESALVWFRRDLRSHDHAALFHALKAARKVWCVFVFDDTILAPLPRADRRVAFIRESLVELDAALAELAAPALPAHAATSGQHAGLIVRHGNPVQLIPALAAQLGVQAVYANHDDEPDAQARDARVRGKLSDLGVALYTSKDHVVFERNEVLTGNDSPYGVFTPYKNAWLKKLDPFYVKPYPIAPHAGRLAPIPPAVCPIGAPRVPTLGEIGFEDPGELKVPPGMRGAQALLDDFLSRIDRYDETRDFPGIKGPSYLSTHLRFGTVSVRQLAGLAWERMQAGSAGAQTWLAELIWRDFYHQILHHHPHVVGHAYKREYDRIKWAHGAKAEAHFQAWCGGRTGYPLVDAAMRQLNQTGYMHNRLRMVTASFLIKDLGIDWRRGEAYFAEKLLDFDLAANNGGWQWAASTGCDAQPYFRIFNPISQSEKFDPQGRFIRRYVPELAALPDAALHAPWLARPADLAAAQDVVLGRDYPEPIVQHDEARAETLARYAVVKEGAEPGRAGARKTPARKRAK; this is translated from the coding sequence ATGAGTGAACACCTGGAGTCCGCCCTCGTCTGGTTCCGCCGCGATCTGCGCAGCCACGATCACGCCGCACTGTTTCATGCCCTGAAAGCCGCGCGCAAGGTGTGGTGTGTCTTTGTCTTCGATGACACCATCCTTGCCCCGCTGCCCCGGGCGGATCGGCGAGTCGCCTTCATCCGCGAGAGCCTGGTGGAACTGGATGCCGCACTGGCCGAGCTCGCCGCGCCTGCACTGCCTGCCCATGCGGCCACCAGCGGCCAGCACGCCGGCCTGATCGTGCGACACGGGAACCCGGTGCAGCTCATTCCCGCGCTGGCGGCCCAGCTGGGCGTGCAGGCGGTGTACGCCAACCACGATGACGAGCCCGACGCGCAGGCCCGCGACGCCCGCGTGCGCGGCAAGCTCAGCGACCTGGGCGTGGCGCTCTACACCTCGAAGGACCACGTGGTCTTCGAGCGCAACGAGGTGCTGACGGGCAACGATTCACCCTACGGCGTCTTCACCCCGTACAAGAACGCGTGGCTGAAGAAGCTCGACCCGTTCTACGTCAAGCCCTACCCCATCGCCCCCCATGCCGGGCGACTGGCGCCCATCCCACCGGCGGTGTGCCCCATCGGCGCGCCGCGGGTGCCCACCCTGGGCGAGATCGGCTTCGAAGACCCGGGCGAACTCAAGGTGCCGCCCGGCATGCGCGGCGCCCAGGCCCTGCTCGACGATTTCCTGAGCCGCATCGACCGCTATGACGAGACGCGCGACTTCCCCGGCATCAAGGGCCCCAGTTATCTGTCGACCCACCTGCGCTTCGGCACCGTGTCGGTCCGGCAGCTGGCGGGGCTGGCCTGGGAGCGCATGCAGGCCGGCTCGGCCGGTGCACAGACGTGGCTGGCCGAGCTCATCTGGCGCGATTTCTATCACCAGATCCTGCACCACCACCCACACGTGGTCGGCCATGCCTACAAGCGCGAGTACGACCGCATCAAGTGGGCCCATGGCGCCAAGGCCGAGGCCCACTTTCAGGCCTGGTGCGGCGGCCGCACGGGCTACCCGCTGGTGGACGCCGCCATGCGCCAGCTCAACCAGACGGGCTACATGCACAACCGCCTGCGCATGGTGACGGCCAGCTTCCTGATCAAGGATCTGGGCATCGACTGGCGGCGCGGCGAAGCCTACTTCGCCGAGAAACTGCTGGATTTCGATCTGGCGGCCAACAACGGCGGCTGGCAGTGGGCAGCGTCGACCGGCTGCGACGCCCAGCCCTATTTCCGCATCTTCAACCCCATCAGCCAGAGCGAGAAGTTCGATCCGCAGGGCCGCTTCATCCGCCGCTACGTGCCCGAGCTGGCCGCCCTCCCGGATGCGGCCTTGCACGCCCCGTGGCTGGCGCGCCCGGCCGATCTGGCTGCCGCCCAGGACGTGGTGCTGGGCCGCGACTACCCCGAACCCATCGTGCAGCACGACGAAGCCCGCGCCGAGACGCTGGCACGTTACGCGGTGGTGAAGGAAGGGGCGGAACCCGGGCGCGCCGGCGCTCGCAAGACCCCAGCGCGCAAACGCGCGAAATGA
- a CDS encoding GGDEF domain-containing protein, with protein MNASHRPSHPAPAPFSSGEPLADDAISHLASLTAQRDRELLDVSLAQGVLELLGAVSVGVYRLVGPEEEARHWLCSGLARRGQLTVSDPVWADMDALPSEDHFPLRQQALGNRAIAQTELPGSACPEAEGRFVCVLPLLVEIGSPGVLEVRSERTLTPAALRPIQTLLRVFANFQSLLESSQRDALTGLLNRQTFDATFLRASMPSERGGLPVEPERRVGGTTGYWLGVIDIDHFKKVNDGYGHLIGDEVLVLLARIMRQTFRHSDRLYRFGGEEFVVLLRGGTEADAFGAFERFRELVEGYAFPQVGRVTVSIGFTEVQLQDTPNAAFSRADQSVYLAKHQGRNRVVGFESLVRSGLLTDNGQHIGDVELF; from the coding sequence GTGAACGCCTCTCACCGTCCCTCTCACCCCGCCCCGGCGCCCTTCTCGTCGGGGGAGCCGCTGGCAGACGACGCGATCTCGCACCTGGCCTCCCTCACGGCCCAGCGCGATCGCGAGTTGCTGGACGTCTCCCTTGCGCAAGGGGTGCTGGAATTGCTCGGGGCTGTGAGCGTGGGGGTGTACCGCCTTGTGGGGCCGGAAGAGGAAGCGCGGCACTGGCTGTGCAGCGGCCTGGCGCGGCGCGGCCAGCTCACCGTGAGCGATCCGGTCTGGGCCGACATGGATGCCCTGCCGAGCGAAGACCATTTCCCCTTGCGGCAACAGGCGCTCGGCAATCGGGCCATTGCCCAGACGGAGTTGCCCGGGTCGGCCTGCCCGGAGGCCGAAGGGCGATTCGTCTGCGTGCTGCCGCTGCTGGTCGAAATCGGCTCCCCCGGGGTGCTCGAAGTGCGTTCCGAGCGCACCCTCACCCCGGCGGCACTGCGCCCGATCCAGACGCTGCTGCGCGTGTTCGCCAATTTTCAGAGCCTGCTGGAATCCAGCCAGCGCGATGCCCTGACGGGCCTGCTGAACCGCCAGACCTTCGACGCGACCTTTCTGCGGGCCTCGATGCCTTCCGAGCGGGGCGGCCTGCCGGTCGAGCCCGAGCGCCGTGTGGGCGGCACGACCGGCTACTGGCTCGGCGTCATCGACATCGACCATTTCAAGAAGGTCAACGATGGCTACGGCCACCTGATCGGCGACGAGGTGCTGGTGCTGCTGGCCCGCATCATGCGCCAGACCTTCCGCCACTCCGACCGGCTCTACCGTTTCGGCGGTGAGGAGTTCGTGGTGTTGCTGCGGGGCGGCACCGAGGCCGACGCCTTCGGGGCCTTCGAGCGCTTCCGGGAACTGGTCGAGGGCTACGCCTTCCCGCAGGTCGGTCGGGTCACGGTCAGCATCGGTTTCACCGAGGTGCAACTGCAGGATACGCCCAACGCGGCGTTCTCTCGCGCCGACCAGTCGGTCTATCTGGCCAAGCACCAGGGGCGCAACCGGGTGGTGGGGTTCGAGTCGCTGGTGCGCTCGGGCCTGCTGACCGACAACGGCCAGCACATTGGCGACGTCGAGCTGTTCTGA